One Streptosporangium sp. NBC_01495 DNA window includes the following coding sequences:
- a CDS encoding sensor histidine kinase: MLPRRKQRSPLQRFRRMTVLTLTMGIVMAWIGPLGELGEKNEPPGLLLLAVGVPGLVVFTVLYLRILEAAVAGTAARGEVVASAAVAVILLLTQDGDPWSWGLLGPAWASGAALLLSRSATVVATVASTAIGLLLAPPGADPSPGLSEVFVPPYAEGSAPVVGAYLGVAAAAPWANRLQLWFWRVVRAAEEGKEAQARLAVTEERLRFSRDLHDLVGHSLSAIAVKSEVAVKLSGVDAARAAGEMDEVRTLARQTLKEIRAAVRGYRTLDLVAELRAMTAVLEAGGIRCTLETPRDRVPEETATLLAWVVREGTTNVLRHSSATGCRIAITLREGSAVLEMTNDGVDGVSGRGGTGLIGLSERVAAIGGTVTAGPGGPGEFRLRATVPLEGER; encoded by the coding sequence GTGCTTCCCCGGAGAAAGCAGCGGTCCCCCCTCCAGCGGTTCCGCCGGATGACCGTCCTCACCCTGACCATGGGCATCGTGATGGCCTGGATCGGCCCTCTCGGTGAGCTGGGGGAGAAGAACGAGCCACCCGGGCTCCTCCTGCTGGCCGTCGGGGTGCCGGGCCTGGTGGTCTTCACCGTCCTCTACCTGAGGATCCTCGAAGCGGCCGTGGCCGGGACCGCCGCGAGAGGCGAGGTCGTCGCCTCGGCCGCGGTCGCGGTGATTCTCCTGCTGACCCAGGACGGAGACCCCTGGTCCTGGGGGCTGCTCGGCCCGGCGTGGGCGTCGGGTGCCGCGCTGCTGCTGAGCAGGTCCGCCACGGTCGTCGCCACCGTAGCGTCGACCGCCATCGGCCTGCTTCTCGCGCCGCCGGGCGCCGACCCCAGTCCTGGGCTCAGCGAGGTGTTCGTGCCGCCGTACGCGGAGGGCTCCGCTCCCGTCGTCGGCGCCTACCTCGGGGTGGCCGCGGCGGCGCCGTGGGCGAACCGGCTCCAGCTCTGGTTCTGGCGGGTGGTCAGGGCCGCGGAGGAGGGCAAGGAGGCGCAGGCCAGGCTGGCCGTCACCGAGGAGCGGCTCCGTTTCTCCCGCGACCTGCACGACCTGGTCGGCCACAGCCTCTCCGCGATCGCCGTCAAGAGCGAGGTGGCCGTCAAGCTGTCGGGGGTGGACGCCGCGCGGGCGGCCGGGGAGATGGACGAGGTACGGACCCTGGCGCGGCAGACGCTCAAGGAGATCCGCGCGGCGGTGCGCGGCTACCGGACGCTCGACCTGGTCGCCGAGCTGCGCGCGATGACCGCGGTGCTGGAGGCGGGCGGTATCCGCTGCACGCTGGAGACACCGCGCGACCGGGTGCCCGAGGAGACGGCGACCCTGCTGGCCTGGGTGGTCAGGGAGGGGACCACCAACGTGCTGCGGCACAGCTCCGCCACCGGGTGCCGCATCGCGATCACCCTCCGGGAGGGGAGTGCCGTGCTGGAGATGACCAACGACGGGGTGGACGGGGTGAGCGGCCGAGGGGGTACCGGTCTCATCGGGCTGTCGGAACGGGTCGCCGCCATCGGCGGGACCGTCACGGCGGGCCCCGGCGGCCCCGGGGAGTTCAGGCTGCGGGCGACGGTTCCGCTGGAGGGAGAACGATGA
- a CDS encoding cob(I)yrinic acid a,c-diamide adenosyltransferase: MTRADRDKPVVLSKIYTRTGDDGTTALGDMSRTRKTDPRLAAYADVEEANAAIGVALAAGTLEADVTAVLTRIQNELFDVGADLCTPVVEDPEFPPLRVEPSYVDWLEARCDEFNERLTPLRSFILPGGTPAVAWLHVARTVVRRAERTVWSALEAHDDVNPLTARYLNRLSDLMFILCRVAAGGDEILWKPGGTR, translated from the coding sequence ATGACGCGAGCTGACAGAGACAAGCCGGTGGTGCTCTCGAAGATCTACACCCGCACCGGGGACGACGGCACGACCGCGCTCGGCGACATGAGCCGCACCCGCAAGACCGATCCGCGCCTCGCCGCCTACGCGGACGTCGAGGAGGCCAACGCCGCGATCGGCGTCGCCCTGGCCGCGGGGACCCTGGAGGCGGACGTCACCGCCGTCCTCACCCGGATCCAGAACGAGCTGTTCGACGTCGGGGCCGACCTGTGCACCCCTGTCGTGGAGGACCCCGAGTTCCCGCCGCTGCGGGTCGAGCCCTCCTACGTCGACTGGCTGGAGGCGCGGTGCGACGAGTTCAACGAGCGCCTCACGCCGCTGCGCAGCTTCATCCTGCCCGGCGGCACCCCGGCCGTGGCCTGGCTGCACGTCGCCAGGACCGTGGTCCGGCGGGCCGAGCGGACCGTCTGGTCGGCGCTGGAGGCCCACGACGACGTCAACCCGCTGACCGCGAGGTATCTCAACCGGCTGAGCGACCTGATGTTCATCCTCTGCCGGGTAGCCGCGGGCGGCGACGAGATCCTCTGGAAGCCCGGCGGCACCCGCTGA
- a CDS encoding ABC transporter ATP-binding protein has translation MRTPQVTDPPGAAPAGLDNVIEVGGLRQAYGDFEAVRGVSFAVPRGELFALLGTNGAGKTTTVEVLEGFRAPTGGSVRVLGLDPVGQRRKLRPRVGIMLQEGGFLGDLTVAETLGLWEGLSRDAGRAGGRRGGTDPRATDALEAAGLGKKARTKVRQLSGGQRRRLDLALAVTSRPEVLFLDEPTTGMDPEARRATWKMIEDLRAGGTTVLLTTHYLEEAERLANRLAIMHEGRIHLQGTVEEVVAGSGDRISFRLPGISWAFGELPSLDGVAPVLTYGGDTGDTEVAYTLNGARAEARAHVAVRQLLDWADARGETLERLAVRRGTLEDAFMRVAGEGTGAGGALPGAGDGPVAAGSARRGE, from the coding sequence ATGAGAACACCACAGGTGACGGACCCGCCCGGCGCCGCCCCCGCCGGCCTCGACAACGTGATCGAGGTCGGTGGGCTCCGGCAGGCGTACGGGGACTTCGAGGCGGTGCGCGGCGTCTCCTTCGCCGTCCCGAGGGGCGAGCTGTTCGCCCTGCTCGGCACGAACGGCGCCGGCAAGACCACCACCGTGGAGGTCCTGGAGGGTTTCCGGGCCCCCACCGGCGGCAGTGTCCGCGTGCTCGGGCTCGACCCGGTCGGGCAGCGCCGGAAGCTGCGGCCCCGCGTGGGGATCATGCTGCAGGAGGGCGGCTTCCTCGGTGACCTCACGGTCGCCGAGACCCTCGGCCTGTGGGAGGGGCTGAGCCGGGACGCGGGCCGCGCGGGAGGCCGGCGCGGGGGTACGGATCCGCGGGCCACGGACGCGCTGGAGGCGGCGGGACTGGGCAAGAAGGCCAGGACCAAGGTGCGGCAGCTCTCCGGCGGCCAGCGGCGCAGGCTCGACCTCGCGCTGGCGGTGACCTCCCGGCCGGAGGTGCTCTTCCTGGACGAGCCGACCACCGGCATGGACCCCGAGGCGCGTCGCGCCACCTGGAAGATGATCGAGGACCTGCGGGCGGGGGGCACCACGGTGCTGCTCACCACCCACTACCTGGAGGAGGCCGAGCGCCTTGCCAACCGGCTGGCCATCATGCACGAGGGCCGGATCCACCTCCAGGGCACCGTGGAGGAGGTGGTGGCCGGGTCGGGCGACCGGATCTCCTTCCGCCTTCCCGGTATCTCCTGGGCCTTCGGTGAGCTTCCCTCGCTGGACGGCGTGGCCCCCGTGCTGACCTACGGCGGCGACACCGGTGACACGGAGGTCGCGTACACCCTGAACGGCGCGCGAGCCGAGGCCCGCGCGCACGTGGCGGTGCGGCAACTCCTGGACTGGGCCGACGCGCGGGGGGAGACCCTGGAACGGCTGGCCGTGCGCCGGGGAACCCTGGAGGACGCCTTCATGCGCGTGGCCGGGGAGGGAACCGGAGCGGGCGGGGCGCTCCCGGGGGCCGGCGACGGGCCGGTGGCGGCGGGATCGGCGAGAAGGGGCGAGTGA
- a CDS encoding response regulator transcription factor, giving the protein MIRVLLADDEHLVRRAIATLLGLEPDVEVVAEVARGDLVAAAVLEHRPDVVVLDIEMPGMDGLSVAETLPGHAVLMLTSFGRPGYLRRALAAGVRGFVPKDASADELATAIRKVHAGGRYLDPEMAASAMMAGESPLTERERGSLELAARGASVAEIAAALNLTQGTVRNYLSSAITKLGATNRITAIRSAQQKGWL; this is encoded by the coding sequence GTGATCCGGGTCCTGCTGGCCGACGACGAGCACCTGGTCAGGAGGGCGATCGCCACCCTGCTCGGCCTGGAGCCGGACGTCGAGGTGGTGGCGGAGGTGGCCAGGGGAGACCTGGTGGCGGCGGCCGTGCTGGAGCACCGGCCCGACGTGGTCGTGCTGGACATCGAGATGCCGGGGATGGACGGGCTGAGCGTCGCCGAGACGCTGCCGGGCCACGCGGTGCTGATGCTGACCAGTTTCGGGCGGCCCGGATACCTGCGGCGGGCACTCGCGGCCGGGGTGCGCGGCTTCGTCCCCAAGGACGCCTCCGCCGACGAGCTGGCGACGGCGATCCGCAAGGTCCACGCGGGCGGGCGCTATCTCGACCCGGAGATGGCCGCCTCGGCGATGATGGCGGGGGAGAGCCCTCTCACCGAGCGCGAGCGCGGCTCCCTGGAGCTGGCCGCGCGGGGCGCCTCGGTCGCCGAGATCGCCGCCGCGCTCAACCTCACCCAGGGCACCGTGCGCAACTACCTGTCCAGCGCCATCACCAAACTGGGCGCGACCAACCGGATCACCGCGATCCGGTCGGCCCAACAAAAAGGTTGGCTTTAA
- a CDS encoding ABC transporter permease: MRTDVLHAIRLARIDLTLVGRNTTVLFNVLLLPLLMAWVFTQAVGTEKIDGVAGSLFVLAGLPGLMLVFAVFINLVNSFTARREELVLKRLRAGQPSGPAILGGTALGALVLYLAQVALLAVWIQRSEGVAVANVPMLVTVAVLGVALFCLLAAAFSGLTPNAELAQVTVLPVLLVVLVGAPIAFPVDTLPGVLGHVAALLPATPIVEIARTAFLGGDHVAGGGAALSMGGQWAAALPAFAILLAWIAVAGLLARWLFRWEPRHG; this comes from the coding sequence ATGAGAACCGACGTGCTGCACGCGATCAGGCTCGCGAGGATCGACCTGACCCTGGTGGGCAGGAACACCACGGTCCTGTTCAACGTGCTCCTGCTGCCGCTCCTGATGGCCTGGGTGTTCACCCAGGCGGTCGGCACCGAGAAGATCGACGGCGTGGCCGGGAGCCTTTTCGTGCTGGCCGGGCTGCCGGGGCTGATGCTGGTGTTCGCGGTCTTCATCAACCTGGTGAACTCCTTCACCGCCCGGCGCGAGGAACTGGTGCTCAAGCGGCTGCGCGCGGGCCAGCCGTCGGGCCCGGCGATCCTCGGCGGCACCGCCCTCGGGGCCCTCGTGCTCTATCTCGCCCAGGTGGCGCTCCTGGCCGTCTGGATCCAGCGGTCCGAGGGGGTCGCGGTGGCCAACGTGCCGATGCTCGTGACCGTCGCCGTGCTGGGGGTCGCGCTGTTCTGCCTGCTCGCCGCAGCGTTCTCGGGTCTCACGCCGAACGCCGAGCTCGCCCAGGTCACGGTGCTGCCGGTGCTCCTGGTCGTGCTGGTCGGCGCTCCGATCGCGTTCCCGGTCGACACGCTGCCCGGCGTGCTGGGCCATGTCGCCGCCCTGCTCCCCGCGACCCCGATCGTGGAGATCGCGCGCACCGCCTTCCTGGGCGGGGACCACGTCGCCGGGGGCGGGGCGGCGCTGAGCATGGGCGGGCAGTGGGCGGCCGCGCTGCCCGCCTTCGCGATCCTGCTGGCCTGGATCGCGGTGGCCGGGCTGCTGGCCCGGTGGTTGTTCCGCTGGGAACCCCGGCACGGCTAA
- a CDS encoding F0F1 ATP synthase subunit epsilon, translating to MAKLRVGVVSPEREIWSGEADMVIAKTVDGEIGIMPKHAPVLGVLVEGGLLTIKRGDGEADLVAAVHGGFLSVADDEVSILAELAELGSEVDVARAKSALDRAQASVEADQEDADAAAEAKRARARLRAAGEEVG from the coding sequence GTGGCGAAGCTGCGAGTAGGCGTCGTCTCCCCGGAGCGTGAGATCTGGTCCGGTGAGGCCGACATGGTGATTGCCAAGACCGTCGACGGCGAGATCGGTATCATGCCTAAGCACGCACCCGTGCTCGGCGTTCTCGTCGAGGGCGGGCTGCTGACGATCAAGCGAGGCGACGGCGAAGCCGACCTCGTCGCCGCCGTCCACGGAGGATTCCTCTCGGTGGCCGATGACGAGGTGTCGATCCTGGCCGAGCTGGCCGAGCTGGGTTCCGAGGTCGACGTCGCCCGAGCGAAGAGCGCCCTGGATCGGGCTCAGGCCTCGGTCGAGGCCGACCAGGAAGACGCGGACGCGGCCGCCGAGGCCAAGCGTGCCAGGGCCCGGTTGCGCGCGGCCGGGGAAGAAGTCGGATAA
- a CDS encoding STAS domain-containing protein produces the protein MRVPGNPRAQVVGVGSRLDVGTVARVRPRLHEAVDSGRGDLIVDLSRLEMIDATGLGVLVGTHRRAVGAERRLILRGVPPRVMRVLAVTRLNRVLTVELPVAAVA, from the coding sequence ATGCGCGTCCCTGGTAACCCCCGGGCCCAAGTGGTCGGCGTCGGGAGTCGTCTCGACGTGGGAACCGTCGCCCGAGTGCGCCCGCGGCTGCACGAGGCAGTCGACTCCGGGCGCGGCGACCTGATCGTAGATCTTTCCAGGCTGGAAATGATCGATGCCACCGGTCTCGGGGTGCTGGTGGGTACGCATCGCCGCGCTGTGGGCGCGGAACGCCGCCTCATTCTGAGGGGGGTGCCGCCGAGGGTGATGCGGGTGCTGGCGGTGACCCGGCTCAACCGGGTCCTCACCGTCGAGCTTCCCGTGGCCGCGGTGGCCTGA
- a CDS encoding TetR/AcrR family transcriptional regulator codes for MNGRSYRGMSAEERLTERRERLISAAYALYSDPGFPETTIERLCAEARISNRAFYECFSGRDELMQTLYDRCVRETLEAMSKAIEQAPDTLADRVETGVTSYISFVTDDRRRARIMHLEVRRAGDCLVTSRQSAVEAFTRTIESNVADLPEATKANQHLLALGMIGAIQELLIEWVLADDPPPVAGLIDTATHIFRRSFVT; via the coding sequence ATGAACGGACGGTCCTACCGGGGAATGTCAGCGGAGGAGAGGCTCACGGAGCGCCGGGAGCGTCTGATCTCCGCGGCGTACGCCCTTTACTCCGACCCCGGATTCCCCGAAACGACGATCGAGAGGTTGTGCGCCGAGGCACGCATCTCCAACCGCGCCTTCTACGAGTGTTTCTCGGGACGCGACGAGCTGATGCAGACCCTGTACGACCGATGTGTGCGCGAAACGCTGGAGGCGATGTCGAAAGCCATCGAGCAGGCCCCCGACACCCTGGCCGACCGGGTCGAAACGGGGGTCACCAGCTACATCAGCTTCGTCACCGACGACAGGCGCCGCGCGCGGATCATGCATCTGGAGGTACGCCGGGCAGGCGACTGTCTCGTCACCTCCAGGCAGTCGGCCGTCGAGGCCTTCACCAGAACGATCGAGTCGAACGTCGCCGACCTGCCGGAGGCGACGAAGGCCAACCAGCATCTCCTCGCGCTGGGCATGATCGGAGCGATCCAGGAACTGCTCATCGAGTGGGTCCTGGCCGACGACCCGCCTCCGGTCGCCGGACTGATCGACACCGCCACGCACATCTTCCGCAGGTCCTTCGTGACCTGA
- a CDS encoding MerR family transcriptional regulator, with protein sequence MRIGDLAHETGVHRRLLRYYEEQGLLRPVRLVNGYREYTETDIATVRHIRAMLAAGLPTVVIARVLHCVHDDDELMVSSGCPTFIEDLRRERVRIVETIAQLQSSQGMLDAILDAALQQAADVPREPVP encoded by the coding sequence ATGCGGATCGGCGACCTGGCTCACGAGACCGGGGTGCACAGGCGACTGTTGCGCTACTACGAAGAGCAGGGCCTGCTCAGGCCGGTCCGGCTGGTCAACGGCTACCGTGAGTACACCGAGACGGACATCGCGACGGTGCGCCACATCCGCGCCATGCTCGCCGCCGGGCTTCCCACCGTGGTCATCGCCCGGGTCCTGCACTGCGTCCACGATGATGACGAACTGATGGTGTCGTCCGGCTGCCCGACCTTCATCGAGGACCTGCGGCGCGAACGCGTTCGCATCGTCGAGACGATCGCTCAACTCCAGAGCTCCCAGGGGATGCTGGATGCGATCCTCGACGCGGCGCTACAACAGGCGGCAGATGTGCCACGCGAGCCCGTCCCGTGA
- a CDS encoding S41 family peptidase — protein sequence MVSGFYLRFPHISHETLTFVADDDVWAAPVDGGRAWRLSSDRAPAGHPRLSPDGTKVAWTSVRDGAPEVHLADLESGSAERLTYWGDARTRTRGWTPDGEVLAISAAGRPFVSQTWAYVLGEGRVERLPYGPVNDLSVTGDAVALLTGGLVRDPGAWKRYRGGTAGRLWVRRGDGDFTRILADLNGHLANPMLVGGRLVFVSDHEGVGNLYSCEPDGGGLRRHTDHEVFYARHATTDGTRIVYQNAGDLYLLDTLDAEARKLDVTLGSPLRGRQPYQVNAGRRLHDLAVDATGRASAVEVQGSVHWVTHRDGPARQLSDGLSAGRPRVLGDDRVVWVFDDGEAQGLEIAPAGGGESRRIAVGALGEVGDLAVAPDGNTIAVTSRNGRLLLVDVASGEAVELSRADGEIHGLTWSPDSAWLAWSHPDGSQLRRIRLARVADRVVTDVTDGRFVDVSPAFAGDYLAFLSRRGFDPVYDAHSFDMSFPFGYRPYLVPLSASTPSPFAPSSAGRAADSGSGDDDKKDDGAITVDLEGIATRVVQVPVPEGRYSDLRAVKGGFVWLREPLAGELGEDRDEVGGEAPRPALDRYDLVKRKWEEVVDKLDWYRVSGDGTQLVVSDKGTLTVRPAGGKQGGKNGDDTTVDLSRIRITADPRALRRHAYAQLGRRIRADFWVEDMAGVEWEAVLEEYRPLVDRVSTADDFADLLWEVLGELGSSHAYVDAAPWGYPASEPIGLLGADLSRGDDGRWRVDRVLPAESSDVHARSPLAGPGASVQPGEALLAVDGRPVPPEGPSRLLVGAADKPVELTLDGGRRVVVTPLRDDRRLRYQHWVAECRARVRKLGGGRLGYLHIPDMVAEGWAQFHRDLRREMTFEGLVVDVRGNRGGHTSELVIEKLIRRVIAWDLPRGMTPITYPEDAPRGPLVAIADQNAGSDGDIVTAAFKIHNLGPVVGTRTWGGVIGIEDAHRLVDGSRITVPKYSFWFEELGWGVENYGVDPDVEVDITPGDWAEGRDPQIEEAVRLVLAALDERPAATPPDPATRPSRRRPALPPRP from the coding sequence ATGGTTTCTGGTTTCTACCTGCGATTCCCTCACATCTCCCACGAGACGCTGACCTTCGTCGCCGACGACGATGTCTGGGCGGCCCCGGTAGACGGCGGCCGGGCGTGGCGCCTCTCCTCGGACCGGGCCCCCGCGGGCCATCCCCGTCTCTCGCCCGACGGCACCAAGGTCGCCTGGACCAGCGTTCGCGACGGCGCTCCCGAGGTCCACCTGGCGGATCTGGAATCCGGTTCGGCGGAACGGCTGACCTACTGGGGAGACGCGCGGACGCGCACACGCGGCTGGACGCCGGACGGCGAGGTTCTCGCGATCAGCGCGGCCGGCCGGCCGTTCGTCTCGCAGACCTGGGCCTACGTGCTCGGGGAAGGACGCGTCGAGCGGCTGCCGTACGGCCCGGTCAACGACCTGTCGGTCACGGGGGACGCGGTGGCGCTGCTCACCGGGGGGCTTGTTCGCGACCCGGGGGCCTGGAAGCGCTACCGGGGCGGCACGGCGGGCCGGCTGTGGGTGCGACGCGGCGACGGCGACTTCACCCGGATCCTGGCCGACCTGAACGGCCACCTCGCCAACCCGATGCTCGTCGGGGGGCGGCTCGTCTTCGTCTCCGACCACGAGGGCGTCGGCAACCTCTACTCCTGCGAGCCGGACGGCGGTGGCCTGCGCCGGCACACCGACCACGAGGTCTTCTACGCCCGGCATGCCACCACCGACGGGACCCGGATCGTCTACCAGAACGCCGGGGACCTCTATCTCCTGGACACTCTCGACGCCGAGGCCCGCAAGCTCGACGTCACCCTCGGCTCCCCGCTGCGTGGGCGGCAGCCGTACCAGGTCAACGCGGGCCGGCGGCTGCACGACCTGGCCGTGGACGCGACCGGGCGGGCCAGCGCGGTGGAGGTCCAGGGATCGGTGCACTGGGTGACCCACAGGGACGGTCCGGCGCGGCAGCTCAGCGACGGTCTGTCGGCGGGGCGGCCCCGCGTCCTCGGCGACGACCGCGTGGTGTGGGTCTTCGACGACGGCGAGGCGCAGGGACTGGAGATCGCCCCGGCGGGGGGCGGGGAGAGCCGCAGGATCGCCGTGGGCGCGCTGGGCGAGGTCGGGGACCTCGCCGTCGCGCCCGACGGGAACACGATCGCGGTGACCAGCAGGAACGGGCGGCTACTCCTGGTCGACGTGGCCTCGGGCGAGGCCGTGGAGCTGTCCAGGGCCGACGGGGAGATCCACGGCCTCACCTGGTCGCCCGACTCGGCCTGGCTGGCCTGGTCGCATCCGGACGGCTCCCAGCTGCGCAGGATCCGGCTGGCCAGGGTGGCGGACCGGGTTGTCACCGACGTCACCGACGGCCGGTTCGTGGACGTCTCGCCCGCGTTCGCGGGGGACTATCTGGCGTTCCTGTCGCGGCGCGGCTTCGACCCGGTCTACGACGCGCACTCCTTCGACATGTCCTTCCCCTTCGGCTACCGGCCCTACCTGGTGCCGCTGTCCGCGTCCACGCCGTCCCCGTTCGCGCCCAGTTCGGCGGGCCGGGCCGCGGACTCCGGCTCCGGCGACGACGACAAGAAGGACGACGGCGCGATCACGGTGGACCTGGAGGGCATCGCCACCAGGGTCGTGCAGGTGCCGGTGCCCGAGGGCCGCTACTCGGACCTGCGGGCGGTCAAGGGCGGGTTCGTCTGGCTGCGGGAGCCGCTGGCGGGGGAGCTCGGCGAGGACAGGGACGAGGTGGGGGGCGAGGCGCCCCGCCCGGCGCTGGACCGCTACGACCTGGTCAAGCGCAAGTGGGAGGAAGTGGTCGACAAGCTCGACTGGTACCGGGTGAGCGGTGACGGCACGCAGCTCGTCGTCAGCGACAAGGGCACGCTCACGGTCCGCCCGGCCGGGGGCAAGCAGGGAGGCAAGAACGGCGACGACACGACCGTCGACCTGTCCAGGATCCGGATCACCGCCGACCCCCGGGCGCTGCGGCGGCACGCCTATGCCCAGCTGGGCCGCCGGATACGCGCCGACTTCTGGGTCGAGGACATGGCCGGCGTCGAGTGGGAGGCGGTGCTGGAGGAGTACCGGCCGCTGGTGGACCGGGTCTCCACCGCCGACGACTTCGCCGACCTGCTCTGGGAGGTCCTGGGCGAGCTGGGCAGCTCGCACGCCTACGTCGACGCCGCACCCTGGGGCTACCCGGCCTCCGAGCCGATCGGGCTGCTCGGCGCCGACCTCTCCAGGGGAGACGACGGCCGCTGGCGGGTGGACCGGGTGCTGCCCGCCGAGTCCTCCGACGTGCACGCCCGCTCGCCGCTGGCCGGGCCGGGGGCGAGCGTGCAGCCGGGAGAGGCGCTGCTCGCGGTCGACGGCCGCCCGGTGCCGCCAGAGGGGCCCTCGCGGCTGCTGGTCGGCGCCGCCGACAAGCCGGTCGAGCTCACCCTGGACGGTGGCCGGCGGGTGGTCGTCACGCCGCTCCGCGACGACCGGCGCCTGCGCTACCAGCACTGGGTGGCCGAATGCCGGGCCCGGGTCAGGAAGCTCGGCGGCGGACGCCTCGGCTACCTGCACATCCCGGACATGGTGGCCGAGGGCTGGGCGCAGTTCCACCGCGACCTGCGCAGGGAGATGACCTTCGAGGGGCTCGTGGTGGACGTACGGGGGAACCGTGGCGGTCACACCTCCGAGCTGGTCATCGAGAAGCTGATCCGCCGGGTCATCGCCTGGGACCTGCCCCGGGGGATGACGCCGATCACTTACCCCGAGGACGCGCCGCGCGGCCCGCTGGTCGCGATCGCCGACCAGAACGCCGGATCCGACGGGGACATCGTCACCGCCGCCTTCAAGATCCACAATCTCGGGCCCGTGGTGGGCACCCGCACCTGGGGAGGCGTCATCGGCATCGAGGACGCCCACCGCCTGGTCGACGGTTCGCGCATCACCGTGCCCAAGTACTCCTTCTGGTTCGAGGAGCTGGGCTGGGGCGTGGAGAACTACGGCGTCGACCCCGACGTCGAGGTCGACATCACCCCCGGCGACTGGGCGGAGGGGAGGGATCCGCAGATCGAGGAGGCGGTACGGCTCGTGCTGGCCGCGCTGGACGAGCGCCCGGCGGCGACCCCGCCCGACCCCGCCACCCGGCCGTCCCGCCGCCGTCCCGCGCTGCCGCCCCGCCCGTAG
- a CDS encoding DUF2550 domain-containing protein: MVVDVLIVLGLLVALLGLRVLILTRSRGSVLCCLRSLSKERGWRVGVARYADGHLNWIPLIGLLPRPRHVIVRRGLVVSGRRKVGSGEFFGFIEGVTAIECRNGQDAFELAMGYRALTGFVAWLESAPPSAYLDVA, encoded by the coding sequence ATGGTGGTGGATGTTCTCATCGTGCTGGGGCTGCTCGTCGCCCTCCTGGGACTCCGGGTTCTCATACTGACCCGCTCCCGGGGATCGGTGCTCTGTTGCCTGCGCTCCCTGTCGAAGGAGCGAGGTTGGCGGGTCGGGGTGGCCCGCTACGCCGACGGCCACCTCAACTGGATCCCGCTCATAGGTCTGCTTCCAAGGCCGCGCCACGTCATCGTGAGGCGCGGCCTTGTCGTTTCCGGGCGTCGCAAGGTGGGGTCCGGTGAGTTCTTCGGGTTCATCGAGGGCGTGACGGCGATCGAGTGCCGCAACGGGCAGGACGCCTTCGAGCTCGCCATGGGATACCGGGCCCTGACCGGTTTCGTCGCCTGGCTGGAGTCGGCCCCGCCCAGCGCCTACCTCGACGTCGCCTGA